The sequence GAAAACTATCATTCCCAATATTCATTTGTGTCTCAGTTATGCTACCTATCATTATGCAagctttgttgctgttatgtgccttcaagtcgattacgacttctggtgaccctatgaataagcatcctccaagagcatctgttatgaaccaccctgctcagatcttgtaagttgaggtttgtggtttcctttatggaatcaatccatcgcttgtttggtcttcctctttttctactcccttctgttttttcccagcattattgcattttctagtgaatcatgtttgctcattatgtgtccaaagtatgataacctcagtttcatcatttagcttctagtgacagttctaatttgttctaacacccaattatttgtccttttcacggtccatggtatgcacaaaactctcctccagcaccacatttcaaattacccgcttttttcactgtccaactttcacatccatacgtagagactgggaataccatggtctgaatgatcctgactttagtgttcagtgatacatctttgcatctggggaccttttctagttctctcatagctttcctccccagtcctagtgaCAGTTgccttttcggttgttcaaaaaatgtgtttgcgagaaacaaattattggcttaacagaatttgataagtctttctcctgcttcatttctatctcctaagccccctttttccacaattcctagttcttctatgttccctacttttgcattccagtcccccatgattatcagaacatcttgttttggtgtgtggtcaatttcttcctgtacttctgcataaaatctctccaattcctcttcttctgtgtttgccgttggagcgtggacttggatgatggttatgttaataggtttcctgttaaatctcattgatataactcactcagaccttgcattatagctcttaattgtttttgctacatcacttcgcactattaaagcaacccatttcttcttaattcctcatttcctgcataaaatattttgtagttgcctgattgaaaatgtcccattcccatccattttaattcactcatgccaagtattgtaatgctgatacattccatttcttgctttacaatttctaactttccctggttcatgcttctcacattccatgttcctattgtgtgcgtcatataattccagactctcctttcacatctgtgtgcgtcagcttctgggcttccttctggctttgacccagctgcatcattactcACAgctaccccctctaggatgcacaccttaacatggtgaggggtttgagagtgtcgaaggaGCTGAGAGCAACACCATCCAGtcaagaccagcctttcccaaccagtgtgcctccagatgttgttggaccacaattcccatctttcctgaccattggcaatgctggctgaggctgatgggagttgtggtccaacaacatctggaggcacactggttgggaaaggctggtctagaccaagaggttaaGATAAATACAAGCTTATCCCCATGTATTTTCCATATGCAACAGAACATGGATTGTGTTCTCTCTCTTAGAGCATTTCACACATGGCCAACTATGGCATCTAGCATTGCAACAATGGAAGGTTTTGTCTCTCTCAAATATCTatttttcttattgtatttttattctgcttttcagATGGTTATTGTCTCCCAAAGCTGTTCATcaattgtgtgtttgtgtttgtttgtgtgtgagagagaggggggggaatggAGAGAAAGGTCAAGGAGGAAGATTGGTTTTTCAAGGCTAGAACAAAGTGGTGGGCTATAGGCTGGCATTTTCATTCAGTATGGGCCAGGATGATGTCGTTCCTATAAAGGGACGTTTTTTCCTACACCCAAAATGCTGAGAAGACTCGAGAATGATTGAGAAAAATTTCAAGTGTGTCACATGAGATCAAGGGACCAATTAGGTTTGGGTTTGAGCggagtatttaaagccgctccttccctcagcgtttgcctttttttgccTCACTGCACCTTTGAGCGTAGCGTTTGCAAGGGGCTCTGCCTGCATCTCGTGGTGGTCGTTTCCATTTCTTACTGGCTGGTTTGTTTGTCGCTGCTGTTTCCTTCTGTGTTgtgctcaatttatttatttaactcagCTTGGGTTCTCGCCAATTTGCTGGGCTGCGGGCAGCAGCTTTTTAGCTCCCTTCTTGCGTTTTCGTTTGTTTGCCTTTGCTGTGTGCTCTTGTTCTGTGCCTTTAATCATTTATTTGAGTTTGGCTTGAATTTCCCAccaatcagctgggctgcgggcttcTGCccaagcacgggggggggggggtttcgctgcttcacagctgatcgtTATCCAAGCAGCCTGCCTTTTTTGTGCTCGATTTAATTAACGTGGCGGTAGTTTCCTTTGTGATTCAACACTTGGGAACGTTTAGTTGGGGCTGTTAATTGTTGGTCTTTCAGGAATTGTTCTGTTTGTCTAACCCCCCcaccttatttttcttttaaaaattttgtTCCCATTGGGTTGTGTTGCACTTTATCTCCTAGTACATTGCTGTGCCTAATTCTGTTAGTGTTTGAAATTAATTTCTAGCTTActtgtatttattgttgttttatagtttatttgtttgttgtgtTCATTGTTGAGCTTTATTTATAGGttttgatatttattttgttctttaataattatattaagtagttcatatatattaatatttatataccttggcaaatatattaattgttaaatttattttattatagtgGATATATTATTCCTTTATCCTTACCACACTTTATAATTATTTCTGACAcccccttaaataaataaataaataaataaataaataaattggaaaaATAAATCCAGTTGCTAAGTTGATTGCTGTTTTCGTATGGTTTTGGTTAATAATTAAGCGTTAATTGTTGTTCCTGCTGTTGTATTTCTGGTACTGGCAAGAAATATGCTGCCTAGGAAGGTGCAGCAGAAGAAAGGCGTTCGCGTACTGAAGCAGGCTTCCAAGCGCCCCTCAACTCAGCATCACCAGTcgtctgatgaagaggaggatatggGCACCATTCGTGCTTTGGTGGCGCGAGTAGATGCGCTGGAAAGGGAGCGTTTGCAGCCTTGTGATGCAGGGGCGGGGCCCAGTACTGCCTCCACAGGTAAGAAGTCTGCCCGCCTCGCGGAGAAGTGCACTAAGTCAAGAATtcttgcttctttggtttctATGATTGGCGTTCTTGAAGCTGCCGCATCGGCGGAGGAGCCTGCAGTTCTCCCATCCCCAGTGGCTTCGTCTGTGGTTCCGCTTGCGTCCTCCTTCCCCGTGTTTTCACGTCCTGCTGTAGATGGGTTGTTGCAGGGACAGGCTCAGTCTCCACAGTCCAGTGTCTTGCCCGGGTCGTCCGAGTCCTCTGCTTTGGTTGCTTCGCCGCTTGTTGCTTCTCCGGCTGCTTACGCAGGTGAGACACTCGCACCACGTATTCCTGTTACACAGAATAATGTTGCCAGTGTTAGTCCGTTAGATTCCTCTTCAGCTGGTTCTCAGCAGCCGAGTGACTCCCCACCAACTTATGGGGGGAGTTTTAGTTCCGCACcaaccacagctcccttggcctgctgcggCTGTGACCCCTTGGCAGCCATCAGTGGCTGCCTCGGGTCTTCCTACTGCTTCCTTGCCTCTCCCTCAGAGTGTTTATCCTCAGGGTGATACTTCtcttcctttgggtgaccatttattggtcACAACGAAGGAAAGAATCtggcgtggagagtacattgATTTATTTACTCTTCTTTTTCGTGAGAACGAGGTCAAAACTAAAGAGGGTCAGGAAGGCAAGGAATGTGAGGTGGTCACAAAAAAGAGAGAtgatcgtgtatggcctaacTGGCTGAACGCTTACACGATTTATATGGGAGTTATGACGCAGGCTTATCCATCGAGGGCCTTATCTATGATAAAATACCAGGATATCATTCATCGGGCCTTTCGAGAATTTTCGGGTACCGcgtggttgcggtacgatgaaaatttcaggcagagggcggcattggatcccaccctccaTTGGGACGTGGAGCATGCCGGTTTGTGGCTTCGCTCCATGACTGCGGCCAGGCCTACTTCTGGTGATAGGGCAGATAGTGGACACCTGTTAGCACGAGCGCAGACTTCCGCTGCTGGCTTTGGTCAGGGCggacagtgggttcaatcccagcaggtctgttggacGTTTAACAGCAGTGGCCGATGCCTCAGGCGTCCATGTAGGTTTCGACACGCCtgcggactgtgtggtggcaaccaccccagttcttcctgtcagcgtgcccggcaggctcgccagggtacaggggaacaccagcagcataaatgggggtctggcaacagcggcggtacgtcgcaaggccagtagccctgttaaattAATTCAATTAATTCCCCTGGCTCACTTGTTGGCAGGTTACCCCAATAGGTCTGCTGCTAGATTTTTGCTGGCAGGTTTTACTAAAGGTTTTTGTATACCCTTTCAGGGCCCCAGGGTTGCTATTTCGTCAAAGAATCAGCCCTCTCTCACGTCTATGGCCCCTATAGTGTTGGCCAAAATCAGGAAGGAGATAAGTGCTGACCGGATTTCAGGTCCCTTTACTTCTCCTCCTTTGGAgaatttgagaatttctcctttgggtattgttcccaagaaacagccaggcgaatatcgcctcatacacaatttgtcattccccaaaggtgcttctgttaatgatggcatttccccaagtcatgcatcagttaggtatacatcctttgatgaggcagtgcGAGTAGTTCGCAGAGCTGGTAAAGGTGCTTTATTAGCGAAATGCGATATAAAATCTGTGTTTCGTCTCCTACCAGTGCATCCCGATGATGTGGACTTattgggtttcaaatttcaaggccagttttacattgatagggccatgccaatgggttgttctgtgtcttgtgctgcttttgaagcatttagcacatttttagAATGGGCACTGAGAAGAAGGACTTTTTCTTCTCTGTCAGTTcattatctcgatgattttttgtttgtagggccGGCAGGGTCTTCCCATTGCCTATATATGTTGTACTCTTTTGAGGCCTTAACGGCTGAATTGGGTGTCCCCTTAGctccagaaaagactgagggcccttcttcttcacttacctttttgggtATCAAATTAGATACGATTGCCCAGTCATCCTGTTTGCCTCAGGACAAATTGCTTGCTTTGCGGCAGCGTCTCCGGACCATACTTgtattaaaaaagattacattagctcaattacaggaacttgtgggacacttagtgtttgcctctaaagtcatttccccagggCGTGCATTTCTCAGGTGTCTCTGTGATGCCATGAAAGGTGTGCGCTCTCGATCCTATTTCATTCGGGTTTCTGTCGGGATGAGGGCTGATTTATGTATGTGGCTTACGtttttggaggactttaatggtctttccttttggcgcgatgaattgcttttggaagctgaattacaggtacattctgatgctgccgggGGTATAGGTTTTGGTGTTATATTCCGGTCGCAGTGGTGCGCTGATAGGTGGCCTAATACATGGCAGGCCTCTGGGACCACTGGAgatatgacctttttggaatttttcctgATAGTTGTGGCGGTCCATATTTGGCCGCAGGCATTTAAAAACCGTACAGTACGCTTTTGGTGCGATAATCTGTCTACTGTGTGTGTTATTAATGCCCACACTTCCAAATCTCCGCGAGTTATGCGACTAGTGCGCACATTTGTATTGCAATGTTTGCGTTTTAATATCCTTTTCGTTGCTCGGCATGTTCCAGATTTACAAAactgcattgctgatgctctttcccgaatACAGATGGTGCGCTTTCAGGAACTTGCACCTGCAGCGGCTCTGGACCCTGTCCCGGTCCCGCCTTTCTTATGGAACCTTGGcgtttagaagttggggccgctattgcatctgctcttgctcccagtactcagaaagcATATCAGCGTGcctttgcgaagttccaggctttccgaaTCAGTGCTGCTTTGTCTATGGCGTGGCCTATCCCCGTGGATCAATTATTACAGTATATGACGCACTTGAAAGGGCAAGGctcttctgtttctactatcgctgggcacctctctgcgctggcctttatctctaaggcatgaggactgccggatcattctgtagattttagggtcagaaaggtccttgagggttggttgcgttctgctcccaggcccgctgaccggaggaggccaatcacacccgatgtcctcctccagatcctggcattgtttcgttctttatgctcatccctgTATGAGCCGCACCTTTTTGCCGCAGtaagtctgacgatgttctatggtgcctttcgccctagtgaagtgttagtACTCTCTAAGCGCGACGTGTCTTacagggccttatgctctggcgattgcacgttaggtgctgatatggttaggttctccctgcgagtctctaagactgatcagaaggacCGTGGCAGTCTTGTGTCTTTACGCAGCTGCCAGGTTTTGGAATTATGCCCTGTAGCTGCCATGCGTCAATTCTTGCTTCTAAGGCCAGCGGGCCTGCATTATctgtttatacatgcggatggttctgccctgactcagttccaattttgggtcgttgttcggcgggccttgttggccactggtcgcgatgctggagtctatgggctgcattcatttcggattggagcggccacggccgctgccctcgtgggcatgagtgttggcgatatccaggcaattggcaggtggcgttcctcaGCCTTCCAGTCTTATGTCCGGTATTaatgttgtatttaattttgtttttctttaggcaTTTTGAATCTTCCAGTCCCGGTGCGGATCGTTCTGTGTGGacattccatcttgttttgggcACATCGGAGGGCCTCTTCATTGTTTTCtgggacgcagctgcagctttctgcatcagcgatagttagctgggaggcgcggaggggcatgttatggtaTGCGTTGTTGCCATTGGTGTGCCGCACCATGGCATCAGCGGCACAGCCGcatattttgttaattcatttgggggagaatgaccttgtgcAGCGCCCTGGTATGGACTTGCTGCTTAAGGTCaggcgtgatctcacgtggcttaggcGTTCTTATCCTAATCTAATTttggtgtggtctgatatgcTCGTGAGACGAGTATGGAGGGGTGCAATTCACCCAAACAAAATTGATAGATCGTGCAAATGGGTGAACAGGAAGGTCAGGGATTTGATTTTATCCCTTGGGGGGGCGTGCATATCCCATGATAGGATAAAGTTTTATTCCCCTCAATTGTTTAGGGACGATGGCGTCCACTTGTCTGAGAGgggatgtgatttgtttttagaggatttgaggttgggtttaaggagtctgttttctttattgggttgaggggaccaagcttgagctgatcccctcttgtggcatggaattcgggcaggtgaggtatattgggttattttgaggcggttaaagtatacaggtaaggggcactccccagggaaccatcaaagcttaatgcctggtggcgaactgaggagtgtccttgtgggacctgcttgcgcatcagggtgaacgcctgtacggcggggccatggtgcggaggtgggaaccacaactgacttcagcagcaaggagggaggttttcccccacgtccttggctatggagttaaggtctgaagagaattatttgcctttagaaggcgtgggaatattcccacatttgtaggaggcctcacctgcccgaagcaatttaatctgatgaattggcttatttgcatttgatgttgaatgttatatttaataaatataacattattccaacttgtgtcatgagtcttcttgggtgtgtggGCAATCTTCCTTTGTGGGTGTTCTTATTTGAATAGCAATTGGTGGCTCTTGGTCTTTTAGTTGAGGGGTGGGGCCAGGGTGCCCTTCCCCCATACTTCTGAACTCCcacagcaattggtatttggggCAAAATGATCTTTCAGCACAGAGGGGTGAAGGTGCTCCTTTTCTGGCCAATGAGTGGGGGCGGGTTGGTCTTTCCCTTGCTTTCACATTATTCCTGAGAGGTGGATTGTAGCCTT is a genomic window of Rhineura floridana isolate rRhiFlo1 chromosome 1, rRhiFlo1.hap2, whole genome shotgun sequence containing:
- the LOC133369355 gene encoding uncharacterized protein LOC133369355, encoding MLPRKVQQKKGVRVLKQASKRPSTQHHQSSDEEEDMGTIRALVARVDALERERLQPCDAGAGPSTASTGKKSARLAEKCTKSRILASLVSMIGVLEAAASAEEPAVLPSPVASSVVPLASSFPVFSRPAVDGLLQGQAQSPQSSVLPGSSESSALVASPLVASPAAYAGILNLPVPVRIVLCGHSILFWAHRRASSLFSGTQLQLSASAIVSWEARRGMLWYALLPLVCRTMASAAQPHILLIHLGENDLVQRPGMDLLLKVRRDLTWLRRSYPNLILVWSDMLVRRVWRGAIHPNKIDRSCKWVNRKVRDLILSLGGACISHDRIKFYSPQLFRDDGVHLSERGCDLFLEDLRLGLRSLFSLLG